Proteins encoded together in one Streptomyces sp. NA04227 window:
- a CDS encoding long-chain fatty acid--CoA ligase: MSNTLNAARMRRLLVEASSLAEIFQDTVSSVPDSVAVRSSDGLLALTWAEYGRRVRSITAGFAALGVKRGDTVALMMTNRPEFHLVDAALFHLGAVAFSVYNTSTPEQIAYILSNSGSQVAVCERQFLPRLPDGPGSPERIVCVDDDVEGTLTLDEVEEGGDADFDFDAAWRRVGREDVLTLIYTSGTTGPPKGVELTHANILANLASVAHLPELSELVMGGRLISYLPDAHLANRYFSHYLAMVTGSSITTVRDIRTVIDVLGEVHPTVFLGVPMFWYKVRTAVENAVAAEGRLRGRIARWALSTGRKATRNLLDGRRPSPLLRAQHALAERLVLSGLRTRIGLDRAVAPGTGAAPIAQEALEFFLAIGIPLLEGWGMSELSAIATMNLPGDIRPGTVGRALPGVELRLAEDGELLARGAVVMKGYRRDPEKTTETVGPDGWLRTGDIATIDRDGFVRIVDRKKELIINSAGKNMSPSNIENALRVSCPLAASVIAIGDRRPYVTALVTLDPDVMGEFTVQHGITDSSPAALSAHPRVRAAVEAAVHEANAKLSRVEQIKQFAVLPVYWEPGGDELTPTLKLKRKPINEKYAEEIEALYGTPRPSD; the protein is encoded by the coding sequence ATGAGCAACACTCTGAACGCCGCCCGCATGAGGCGCCTGCTCGTGGAGGCGTCGAGTCTGGCGGAGATCTTCCAGGACACCGTCTCCTCCGTACCCGACTCAGTGGCGGTCCGCTCGTCGGACGGCCTGCTCGCACTCACCTGGGCCGAGTACGGGCGCCGCGTCCGTAGCATCACCGCCGGATTCGCCGCGCTCGGGGTGAAACGCGGGGACACGGTCGCGTTGATGATGACCAACCGTCCCGAGTTCCATTTGGTGGACGCGGCGTTGTTCCACCTCGGTGCCGTCGCCTTCTCCGTCTACAACACCAGCACACCCGAGCAGATCGCCTACATCCTGTCCAACTCCGGGAGCCAGGTCGCGGTGTGCGAAAGGCAGTTCCTCCCGCGTCTGCCCGATGGGCCCGGCTCACCGGAGCGCATCGTCTGCGTGGACGACGATGTGGAAGGCACCCTCACGCTGGATGAGGTAGAGGAAGGCGGCGACGCCGACTTCGACTTCGACGCGGCCTGGCGTCGCGTGGGCAGGGAAGACGTTCTCACTCTCATCTACACGTCCGGCACGACCGGACCCCCCAAGGGGGTCGAACTCACCCACGCCAACATCCTGGCGAACCTGGCCTCGGTCGCCCACCTGCCCGAACTGTCCGAGCTGGTCATGGGCGGCAGGCTCATCTCCTACCTCCCGGACGCTCATCTGGCGAACCGGTACTTCTCGCACTACCTCGCGATGGTCACGGGCTCGTCCATCACGACGGTCCGCGATATCAGGACGGTGATCGACGTCCTCGGCGAGGTCCACCCCACCGTCTTTCTCGGCGTCCCCATGTTCTGGTACAAGGTCAGGACCGCCGTCGAGAACGCGGTGGCCGCGGAAGGCCGCCTCCGCGGCCGCATCGCCCGCTGGGCGTTGAGCACGGGCAGGAAAGCAACCCGGAACCTACTCGACGGCCGCCGCCCCTCGCCCCTGCTCCGCGCTCAGCACGCACTCGCCGAGCGACTGGTCCTGTCCGGGCTGCGCACGCGCATCGGGCTGGACCGGGCCGTCGCCCCGGGCACAGGGGCCGCGCCGATCGCCCAGGAAGCCCTGGAGTTCTTCCTGGCCATCGGCATCCCGCTGCTCGAAGGCTGGGGCATGTCCGAGTTGTCGGCCATCGCCACCATGAACCTCCCCGGCGACATCCGCCCCGGCACCGTCGGCCGGGCATTGCCGGGTGTGGAACTCCGCCTCGCCGAGGACGGCGAACTGCTGGCCCGCGGAGCCGTGGTGATGAAGGGTTACCGACGCGATCCCGAGAAGACGACAGAAACTGTCGGCCCGGACGGCTGGCTGCGCACGGGAGACATCGCGACCATCGACCGCGACGGCTTCGTGCGCATCGTCGACCGCAAGAAGGAGCTGATCATCAACTCGGCGGGCAAGAACATGTCGCCCTCCAACATCGAGAACGCGCTCCGGGTCTCCTGCCCGCTCGCCGCCTCCGTGATCGCGATAGGTGACCGCCGCCCGTACGTGACCGCCCTGGTCACACTGGACCCGGACGTGATGGGCGAGTTCACCGTCCAGCACGGCATCACGGACTCCTCGCCCGCAGCCCTCTCCGCTCATCCCCGCGTACGAGCCGCGGTGGAAGCGGCGGTGCACGAGGCGAACGCCAAGCTGTCCAGGGTCGAGCAGATCAAGCAGTTCGCAGTTCTGCCGGTGTACTGGGAGCCCGGAGGCGACGAGCTCACGCCAACGCTGAAGCTCAAGCGAAAGCCGATCAACGAGAAGTACGCCGAAGAAATAGAAGCCCTTTACGGGACTCCCCGCCCCTCGGACTGA
- a CDS encoding AraC family transcriptional regulator encodes MASQTVPIHFVQRLLRYAEARGQDVRPLLRDAGIPPDVAGNPLARVTAAQMARATQALWELTDDELWGLGRAPVPRGTFRMVGTLLVHAADLRGVLSRFEHATNALPGVPSGRVLHGRPITRVEVDLSDLDDPEHLGGELVLSMLHRVAGWLIGRRIPLQVLEMPYPEPRYAADYDKVFGRIPVFDAPVAALGFDSALLVAPVVRDEADLARYVRDSPFELFHTRDYGSSTSDQVRKILEQGLQGSWPNPEDMAHRLGMSLQHLRRLLRDEGTSMSAIKEEILRDAAIASMVRGTEPVEDLATRLGYSEASALRRAFRRWTGSNLGDYRSDGTSRD; translated from the coding sequence ATGGCGAGCCAGACCGTGCCCATCCACTTCGTGCAGCGGCTGCTGAGGTATGCAGAGGCCCGCGGCCAGGATGTCCGTCCGCTGCTGCGGGACGCGGGTATTCCACCGGACGTTGCGGGCAACCCCCTGGCCCGTGTCACCGCTGCGCAGATGGCCCGGGCCACCCAGGCCCTGTGGGAGCTGACCGACGACGAGCTGTGGGGCCTCGGCCGTGCACCCGTGCCCCGCGGCACGTTCCGCATGGTGGGCACCTTGCTGGTACACGCGGCCGACCTGCGCGGTGTGCTGTCCCGCTTCGAGCACGCCACCAATGCCCTGCCGGGTGTACCTTCCGGCCGGGTGCTGCACGGCCGGCCGATCACCAGGGTGGAGGTCGACCTCAGCGATCTGGACGATCCGGAGCACCTGGGTGGCGAACTCGTCCTCTCCATGCTGCACCGGGTCGCCGGCTGGCTCATCGGCAGGCGCATCCCGCTGCAGGTGCTGGAAATGCCTTACCCCGAGCCGCGGTACGCAGCCGACTACGACAAGGTGTTCGGCCGGATCCCGGTCTTCGACGCCCCCGTGGCGGCCCTCGGCTTCGACAGCGCACTGCTCGTCGCTCCGGTGGTGCGGGACGAGGCGGATCTGGCCCGCTACGTCCGGGACTCCCCCTTCGAGCTCTTCCACACCCGCGACTACGGCTCCAGCACCTCCGACCAGGTCCGCAAGATCCTGGAGCAGGGTCTGCAGGGGAGCTGGCCGAACCCGGAGGACATGGCACACCGGCTCGGAATGAGCCTTCAGCACCTGCGCCGCCTACTGCGGGACGAGGGCACCTCCATGAGCGCGATCAAGGAGGAGATCCTGCGGGACGCCGCGATCGCGAGCATGGTGCGCGGCACCGAACCGGTCGAGGACCTGGCGACCCGGCTCGGCTACTCCGAGGCCAGCGCCCTGCGGCGGGCCTTCCGCCGCTGGACCGGCTCGAACCTCGGCGACTACCGCTCCGACGGCACCTCGCGCGACTGA
- a CDS encoding triacylglycerol lipase, whose translation MSRITSLATRAAAVGTALAALCGVGIGTAQAETTPAKTYPVGGVLTALRNYALTPGQVAGANDWSCKPSKEHPNPVVLAHGTFFNLGSNWAAIAPTLANQGYCVYALNYGMDPVISLNRIGGLTATEESGRQLQTFVDKVLASTGARKVDVVGHSQGGVLANYYIKRLGGAAKVRTYIGMAPNNHGTTFSGLSTLADKLGVLGLVRGVLDLARMPGVKDQLNDSDFIKDLSSDPDTVPGVRYAVIATRYDKVVTPYQSQFLDGPGVENITIQDQCPSDPVGHIGLFNDGPTIQNVLNILGPDKADFQPDCEDYGLPL comes from the coding sequence ATGAGCCGCATCACCTCACTCGCCACTCGCGCCGCCGCCGTGGGGACTGCCCTTGCCGCTCTGTGCGGCGTCGGCATCGGCACCGCACAGGCGGAAACCACGCCCGCCAAGACCTATCCCGTCGGAGGCGTGCTCACGGCCCTGCGGAACTATGCCCTGACGCCGGGGCAGGTGGCCGGTGCCAACGACTGGTCATGCAAGCCGAGCAAGGAGCACCCCAACCCGGTGGTCCTCGCCCACGGCACCTTCTTCAACCTCGGCTCCAACTGGGCGGCCATCGCGCCCACTCTGGCCAACCAGGGCTACTGCGTCTACGCCCTCAACTACGGCATGGACCCGGTGATCTCACTGAACCGGATCGGCGGACTCACCGCGACCGAGGAGTCCGGTCGGCAGCTGCAGACCTTCGTCGACAAGGTCCTCGCCTCGACCGGCGCCCGGAAGGTCGACGTCGTCGGCCACTCCCAGGGCGGAGTACTCGCCAACTACTACATCAAGCGCCTGGGCGGAGCCGCCAAGGTGCGCACGTACATCGGCATGGCCCCCAACAACCACGGCACCACGTTCAGCGGGCTGTCCACGCTGGCCGACAAGCTCGGCGTACTCGGCCTGGTCCGTGGCGTGCTCGACCTGGCACGCATGCCCGGCGTCAAGGACCAGCTGAACGACTCCGACTTCATCAAGGACCTGTCCTCCGACCCCGACACCGTCCCCGGCGTGCGCTACGCGGTGATCGCGACCCGGTACGACAAAGTCGTCACTCCCTACCAGAGCCAGTTCCTCGACGGGCCCGGGGTCGAGAACATCACGATCCAGGACCAGTGCCCCTCTGACCCGGTGGGCCACATCGGCCTGTTCAACGACGGCCCGACGATCCAGAACGTCCTCAACATCCTCGGTCCCGACAAGGCCGACTTCCAGCCCGACTGCGAGGACTACGGCCTGCCGCTCTGA
- a CDS encoding lipase family protein produces MKRTAVRQLTTAVVAALAVTVMPSAAATDSAGPAAATASDPFYTYDGSKPLASYTPGEVLKKRTLRYHIVGLPTPVKATQLLYRTTDAQGRPSANVTTLVRSINGDGSRAVSYQSFYDSLNPEDGPSRAIAGDVSLGGLVPNAESLFLIPLLSQGYNVIIPDTEGPNADFAAGPEYGAVTLDSIRAATGSAADTGMNADTRVGLIGYSGGAIATSWAAARAPEYAPDVNKRLVGFTEGGLLVDAAHNLKYVDGSAVWSGVIPMAVIGVSRSYGIDIRKYLSSYGQQVYDKLEHGSIANAVAQYPGLTWKKMAKPEYADPNSVPEFVQAVNKINLGSAATPTVPGYIAQGDGGVFEGTFSNLPGIGTGDGITISGDVRALARQYCSTGNKLIKYQQYDLLSHLPAAAAWAPGALSWLRDRFEGRRAPSDCGRIPAGNSLEPEKPTAGS; encoded by the coding sequence ATGAAGAGAACTGCCGTCAGGCAGCTGACCACCGCCGTTGTCGCCGCGCTGGCCGTGACCGTGATGCCGTCAGCCGCTGCCACCGATTCGGCCGGGCCGGCCGCGGCCACGGCGAGCGACCCGTTCTACACCTACGACGGCAGCAAGCCCCTGGCCTCGTACACGCCGGGCGAGGTACTCAAGAAGCGGACGCTGCGGTACCACATCGTGGGTCTGCCGACCCCGGTCAAGGCGACTCAGCTTCTGTACCGCACCACCGACGCCCAGGGCCGCCCCTCCGCCAACGTGACCACCTTGGTGCGCAGCATCAATGGCGACGGCAGCAGGGCCGTGTCGTACCAGTCGTTCTACGACTCCCTCAATCCCGAGGACGGACCCTCCCGCGCCATCGCTGGCGACGTGAGCCTCGGCGGCCTGGTGCCGAACGCCGAGAGCCTCTTCCTGATTCCGCTGCTGTCCCAGGGCTACAACGTCATCATCCCGGACACCGAGGGCCCGAACGCCGACTTCGCGGCGGGCCCGGAGTACGGCGCCGTCACGCTCGACTCGATCCGGGCCGCGACCGGTTCGGCAGCGGACACCGGCATGAACGCGGACACCAGGGTCGGCCTGATCGGCTACTCCGGCGGTGCCATCGCGACCAGTTGGGCGGCGGCGCGGGCACCCGAGTACGCCCCCGACGTCAACAAGCGGCTGGTCGGCTTCACCGAGGGTGGACTGCTCGTCGACGCGGCGCACAACCTCAAGTACGTGGACGGCTCGGCGGTCTGGTCGGGTGTCATCCCGATGGCGGTCATCGGCGTGTCCCGTTCGTACGGCATCGACATCAGGAAGTACCTGAGCAGCTACGGCCAGCAGGTGTACGACAAGCTGGAGCACGGGTCGATCGCCAACGCCGTGGCTCAGTACCCCGGACTGACCTGGAAGAAGATGGCGAAGCCCGAGTACGCCGACCCGAACTCGGTGCCGGAGTTCGTCCAGGCGGTGAACAAGATCAACCTCGGTTCGGCGGCCACTCCGACCGTGCCCGGGTACATCGCGCAGGGCGATGGGGGCGTCTTCGAAGGTACCTTCAGCAACCTGCCCGGCATCGGCACCGGTGACGGCATCACGATCTCCGGCGACGTGCGGGCGCTCGCCCGGCAGTACTGCTCCACGGGCAACAAGTTGATCAAGTATCAGCAGTACGACCTGCTCAGCCACTTGCCGGCCGCCGCGGCATGGGCGCCCGGAGCGCTCTCCTGGCTGCGTGACCGGTTCGAGGGCAGGAGGGCACCGTCCGACTGCGGGCGCATCCCC